The Methanococcoides methylutens MM1 genome has a window encoding:
- a CDS encoding iron ABC transporter permease: MPKYSGSIRNVLIALAVILLVVVVSNTAIGTTNISPVLTAKIIYMSLLEWLQGTISWMFSLIGTSFDASSMFSSISPERTWTDGQEKIIMGIRLPRVLLAVFVGAALATAGCSMQGLLKNPLADPYIIGMSSGAALGAAIGFTLLLPTQLVSFIVATITIFVVYNISKVGGKVPVDTLLLAGVAISFFLSALTSFFLFFSESLHQIIYWMMGGFWNASWDKVKITMIIVLAGIALSQRHAWSLNTMLLGEEQAQSLGVNVESVKKQILIISALITAAAVSVSGIIGFVGLIIPHIMRNIIGPDHRGLLPASTLTGAIFLVLSDTFARTFPTKVQTILESNDIMLFQVILERVGSLQGVDLPVGIVTALFGAPFFVYLLRKRRKSLYA; encoded by the coding sequence TCAGCAACACCGCAATTGGAACCACCAACATTTCACCGGTCCTGACAGCCAAGATCATTTACATGAGCTTGCTTGAATGGCTTCAGGGAACAATATCGTGGATGTTTTCCCTTATTGGTACCTCGTTCGATGCTTCATCAATGTTCAGCAGCATCTCCCCTGAACGCACATGGACTGATGGCCAGGAAAAGATCATCATGGGAATCCGCCTTCCCCGCGTACTTCTTGCGGTCTTTGTAGGAGCAGCACTTGCCACTGCAGGCTGTTCCATGCAGGGGCTTCTGAAGAACCCCCTGGCAGACCCTTACATAATAGGAATGTCTTCCGGTGCAGCACTTGGTGCAGCCATTGGATTTACACTGCTGCTGCCAACACAGCTCGTGTCCTTTATCGTTGCCACCATTACAATATTCGTAGTATATAACATCTCAAAGGTCGGCGGCAAAGTCCCTGTGGACACACTTCTTCTTGCCGGCGTAGCCATCAGTTTCTTCCTGTCAGCACTTACCTCCTTTTTCCTCTTCTTCTCGGAATCCCTCCACCAGATCATCTACTGGATGATGGGAGGATTCTGGAATGCAAGCTGGGACAAAGTGAAGATCACGATGATAATTGTGCTTGCAGGAATCGCATTATCACAGAGACATGCCTGGAGCCTGAACACAATGTTGCTTGGGGAAGAACAGGCACAGTCCCTCGGGGTTAACGTTGAGAGCGTTAAAAAGCAGATCCTTATAATCTCTGCACTGATAACCGCAGCAGCAGTTTCCGTTAGCGGGATCATAGGGTTTGTAGGACTTATCATACCCCATATCATGCGTAACATAATAGGACCCGATCACAGAGGGCTTCTGCCTGCATCAACATTAACCGGTGCTATCTTTTTAGTTCTCTCTGATACCTTTGCAAGGACATTCCCTACCAAAGTGCAAACGATACTGGAATCAAACGACATCATGTTGTTCCAGGTGATACTCGAAAGGGTAGGCTCCCTTCAGGGAGTAGACCTTCCGGTAGGCATAGTCACAGCTCTTTTCGGAGCTCCGTTCTTTGTATATCTTCTAAGGAAAAGGAGGAAGAGCCTCTATGCTTGA
- a CDS encoding heme ABC transporter ATP-binding protein, which produces MLEVNDVIVKYGTRQILNQVDLQAEEGKFVGIIGPNGSGKTTLVKTINNIIKPTAGSITIDGRSIDDMSSVEIAKNIAMVSQVISINFEFTVEDVVLMGRTPYIKGAETHEDMEIVQDAMEKTKILHLKDRFVTQLSGGELQKVIIARALAQNPKILILDEPTSHLDITNQIDILSLVKDASRKGMIVIAVIHDLNLAAYYCDKICLIRDGDLISSGTPKEVLTPSNIKTTYNIDVEVINNIITNSLYVIPLLEPLPRHETVFSEEI; this is translated from the coding sequence ATGCTTGAAGTAAACGATGTAATCGTAAAATACGGGACCCGCCAGATACTGAACCAGGTGGACCTCCAGGCAGAAGAAGGAAAATTTGTAGGGATCATTGGTCCAAATGGCTCAGGAAAGACCACACTGGTAAAGACGATCAACAACATCATAAAACCAACTGCAGGAAGCATCACTATTGACGGAAGAAGTATTGATGACATGAGCAGTGTCGAGATCGCAAAGAACATAGCCATGGTCTCACAGGTAATATCCATTAACTTCGAATTTACCGTTGAAGACGTGGTCCTGATGGGTCGTACACCATACATCAAAGGTGCAGAGACACACGAGGACATGGAGATCGTGCAGGATGCAATGGAAAAGACGAAGATCCTTCACCTAAAGGACAGGTTCGTTACACAACTAAGCGGTGGAGAACTGCAAAAGGTCATCATTGCACGCGCACTTGCACAGAATCCGAAGATACTGATTCTTGATGAACCTACCTCCCACCTGGACATCACCAACCAGATAGACATACTGAGCCTCGTAAAAGATGCTTCCAGAAAAGGAATGATTGTCATAGCGGTCATCCATGACCTGAACCTGGCAGCTTACTATTGTGATAAGATCTGCCTGATCAGAGATGGGGATCTGATATCCAGCGGTACTCCGAAGGAAGTACTTACACCATCCAACATAAAGACCACATATAACATTGATGTGGAAGTCATCAATAACATCATCACGAATTCCCTTTATGTGATCCCACTGCTGGAACCGTTGCCCAGACATGAAACTGTTTTCTCAGAGGAAATATAA